In Candidatus Poribacteria bacterium, the following are encoded in one genomic region:
- a CDS encoding glycosyltransferase has translation MRILYVIDSMTKDGAESQLLKTLDRLPPEQYEAYVVLSRAEGERVAELAEVHCVKDVATFGNEGRRMKLLEKAFALAGIVNAVKPNIVHSWLWYSNFLCGLSRKLGLWRKIPFIASQRGDYHARYGKFRIWLTEKLIYNTADTLLTNSAQIQRYLHEQYPDKKVVSIPNLLELPTEEWSQQRGDDTQEKLIVSVGRFAPEKGHRYLIEALNLLNQKDVAWRCTFLGEGELEAELRALVAEYGLSEQITFPGFCEDVFSVLLTADVFVLPSLHESSPNALIEAMGIGMPCLASDVGGIVDLIEAEKNGVRVPPQNPEALATALYRMLTDSDFASALGRNARATIQEKFNNTESLRKLEEIYQGFCSND, from the coding sequence TTGCGAATTCTCTACGTCATTGATTCTATGACAAAGGATGGTGCCGAGTCGCAGCTGCTCAAGACATTAGATCGGTTGCCACCGGAGCAATATGAGGCTTATGTTGTGCTGAGCCGTGCCGAAGGCGAACGCGTAGCGGAACTCGCAGAGGTCCACTGTGTAAAGGATGTCGCCACATTTGGAAACGAAGGTAGGCGCATGAAGTTATTGGAAAAAGCTTTCGCGCTCGCCGGTATTGTCAATGCGGTTAAACCGAACATCGTACATAGTTGGTTATGGTATTCCAATTTCCTTTGTGGACTTTCCCGTAAACTTGGACTGTGGCGGAAGATTCCATTCATTGCCTCACAACGCGGCGACTACCACGCGAGATACGGAAAGTTTCGGATCTGGCTCACAGAAAAACTTATTTACAACACTGCCGACACTCTATTGACGAATTCAGCGCAAATTCAACGGTATCTCCACGAACAGTATCCAGACAAAAAGGTTGTTAGCATTCCAAACCTATTGGAATTACCGACCGAGGAATGGTCTCAGCAACGCGGAGACGATACCCAAGAAAAGTTAATCGTCAGTGTAGGACGCTTCGCACCTGAAAAAGGGCATCGCTATCTGATTGAGGCGTTGAATTTACTGAACCAAAAGGATGTCGCGTGGCGATGCACATTTCTCGGTGAAGGCGAGCTGGAAGCGGAACTCCGTGCACTCGTAGCAGAATACGGACTCTCAGAACAGATAACGTTTCCCGGTTTCTGCGAGGATGTCTTTTCTGTGCTTTTGACTGCAGATGTTTTTGTGCTTCCCTCACTCCACGAGAGTTCACCAAATGCACTGATTGAGGCGATGGGAATTGGAATGCCCTGCCTTGCTTCGGATGTGGGTGGCATTGTAGATTTGATTGAGGCTGAGAAAAATGGTGTCCGGGTTCCACCACAAAACCCAGAAGCGTTAGCAACAGCACTATATCGGATGTTGACTGATTCTGACTTTGCAAGTGCGTTGGGTAGAAACGCCCGCGCAACGATTCAGGAGAAGTTCAACAACACAGAGTCCCTTCGGAAGTTGGAAGAGATTTATCAAGGTTTTTGTAGCAACGACTGA